In Prosthecomicrobium sp. N25, one DNA window encodes the following:
- a CDS encoding NADH-quinone oxidoreductase subunit L: MTTPLVWLAALGPLLLAGFGLWPSSAPDRATRDAARWAFAAAAATLGLAVAAALAVAVVGPISTGTLGAGGLGVSIALDAVSATVFLLIALVGTVVVRYTANYLDGDPGQGRFLRWLTLTLAAVVALVLAGNLVQLILAWVATSLALDRLLLFYPERPAAVLAARKHALASRLADLCLLAAAVLLYARFGTLDLAAISAAARDMAGSGTPTSIHAAAFLLVAAALLKSAQLPVHGWLTQVMETPTPVSALLHAGVINAGGYLLLRFADLLSLSGASLAALAAIGAVTALAASVVMLTQTSVKLALAWSTIAQMGFMMLQIGLGAFSSALLHLVAHALYKAHAFLSSGSVIDLARAAWTPADAPPARPGRVVMAAGLMLAGAAVVALASGAGREPGLAALGAVMALGLLPLALRAAARRTPAAVAARAAGLAVGVSVAYFALQAVAAHLTAGVLPPLQPADGPAAYLLPALVVAAFGAVAVLQALVPGRLDDPRWVALHAHAHAGFYLDTVANRMAIRFWPAPAPRPLGAAHQS; the protein is encoded by the coding sequence ATGACCACCCCGCTCGTCTGGCTCGCCGCCCTCGGTCCCCTTCTCCTCGCCGGCTTCGGCCTCTGGCCTTCGTCCGCACCGGACCGCGCCACGCGCGACGCCGCACGATGGGCCTTCGCGGCGGCCGCCGCCACGCTCGGGCTCGCGGTCGCGGCTGCCCTGGCTGTCGCGGTCGTTGGCCCGATCTCGACCGGAACCCTCGGGGCGGGCGGCCTCGGGGTTTCGATCGCCCTCGATGCGGTCAGCGCCACGGTCTTCCTGCTGATCGCCCTGGTCGGCACCGTGGTGGTCCGCTACACGGCGAACTACCTCGATGGCGACCCCGGCCAGGGCCGCTTCCTGCGGTGGCTCACCCTGACGCTGGCCGCCGTCGTCGCCCTGGTCCTGGCCGGCAACCTGGTCCAGCTCATCCTCGCCTGGGTGGCGACCTCGCTCGCCCTAGACCGGCTGCTCCTCTTCTATCCGGAACGGCCCGCCGCCGTCCTGGCCGCGCGCAAGCACGCCCTGGCGAGCCGGCTCGCCGACCTCTGCCTGCTTGCCGCCGCCGTCCTCCTCTACGCCCGCTTCGGCACGCTCGACCTCGCCGCGATCTCGGCGGCGGCGCGCGACATGGCCGGAAGCGGAACCCCGACAAGCATCCACGCCGCGGCCTTCCTCCTGGTCGCCGCCGCGCTCCTGAAGTCGGCTCAGCTGCCCGTCCACGGCTGGCTGACGCAGGTCATGGAGACGCCGACCCCCGTCTCGGCGCTGCTGCATGCCGGCGTGATCAATGCGGGAGGCTATCTCCTGCTGCGCTTCGCCGATCTCCTGTCGCTCTCCGGCGCGAGCCTCGCGGCGCTGGCGGCCATCGGCGCCGTCACGGCCCTCGCCGCCTCGGTGGTCATGCTGACCCAGACCTCCGTCAAGCTGGCGCTCGCCTGGTCCACCATCGCCCAGATGGGCTTCATGATGCTGCAGATCGGGCTCGGTGCCTTCTCGTCGGCGCTGCTCCACCTGGTCGCCCACGCGCTCTACAAGGCCCACGCCTTCCTGTCCTCGGGCAGCGTCATCGACCTCGCCCGCGCCGCCTGGACCCCCGCCGACGCGCCGCCGGCGCGGCCCGGCCGGGTGGTCATGGCGGCCGGGCTGATGTTGGCGGGCGCGGCCGTGGTCGCCCTGGCGTCCGGGGCCGGCCGGGAGCCCGGCCTGGCGGCCCTCGGCGCCGTGATGGCGCTCGGCCTCCTGCCGCTGGCGCTCCGCGCCGCGGCCCGCCGCACCCCCGCGGCCGTGGCGGCCCGGGCGGCGGGTCTCGCGGTCGGCGTGTCGGTCGCCTACTTCGCCCTGCAGGCCGTGGCGGCGCACCTGACCGCCGGCGTCCTGCCGCCGCTCCAGCCGGCGGACGGCCCCGCCGCCTACCTGCTTCCCGCCCTCGTGGTCGCCGCCTTCGGGGCCGTCGCCGTGCTCCAGGCCCTCGTCCCGGGCCGCCTGGACGACCCGCGCTGGGTCGCCCTGCACGCCCACGCCCATGCCGGCTTTTACCTCGACACGGTCGCCAACCGGATGGCCATCCGGTTCTGGCCCGCCCCCGCTCCGCGCCCGCTCGGCGCCGCCCACCAGTCCTGA
- a CDS encoding YbcC family protein: protein MSLAVTVQAAPLPEVAAVAPVPAPAADVAEIVPTAIAEACGRIAPLWPLRSFVAVNPFLGFAGQSFEATAARLQRIARIRMLMPRSFYRQAFEAGEFGHEDLAAALARTPRSLAGPATIQALKDALWAPPARGRKPRAVVATVAEVLDRLAAGDRHASRTAFMIDEISRWCAAYFDEGQAAWRLPGRDRTPYRAWRETMRHDRNAEAMGITGFRKAIAALPDDPEAAITEVVRDLGIPPRAVADYLTRAFLDIGGWAAYARHRAWTRNLRGEADTVMVDLLAIRLVWGYALFRERQDPEFRAAWMAAMAEAAALPGDEQLGDDPDLAVDLLLQAAYENSRQRNLVATLAAGAARPVVPAARKSVQAAFCIDVRSELYRRAIETVAPDLDTIGFAGFFGFPIEYVPIGQERGQAQCPVLLAPAFTVCEAVVDASPAEETAVLDLRRMRRQVGHAWKAFKASAVSCFAYVETAGLGFAAKLVGDGLGLTRPVPHPLHEGLDRSVLARLGPSLVPGQAGGRRTGFDADQRVAMAEAVLRAMSLTDGFARLVLLVGHGSTSVNNPHAAGLDCGACGGHTGEANARVAAGILNDPAVRAGLARRGIAVPADTWFVPALHDTTTDAVTLFDRQAVPASHGAELARLEGWLAEASALVRLERSGALGVGPDEADTALPARAMDWSQVRPEWGLAGNAAFVAAPRHRTAGLRLDGRAFLHSYDWRADTSGSVLELIMTAPMVVASWINLQYFGSTVNNRVFGSGNKVLHNVVGQLGVLEGNGGDLRVGLPWQSLHDGRKFVHEPVRLSVFVEAPEERIDAVLVKHAGVRELVENGWLTLFAIADDGGLLRRARRGGWTAEVRP, encoded by the coding sequence ATGTCCCTCGCCGTCACAGTGCAAGCGGCACCGCTCCCCGAGGTCGCTGCGGTCGCTCCGGTCCCGGCTCCCGCCGCCGACGTCGCCGAAATCGTCCCGACCGCGATCGCGGAAGCCTGCGGCCGCATCGCGCCGCTCTGGCCCCTGCGCAGCTTCGTCGCCGTCAACCCCTTCCTGGGCTTCGCCGGGCAGAGCTTCGAGGCGACCGCCGCCCGGCTGCAGCGGATCGCCCGCATCCGCATGCTGATGCCCCGGTCGTTCTACAGGCAGGCCTTCGAGGCCGGGGAGTTCGGCCACGAGGATCTGGCGGCCGCCCTCGCCCGGACGCCGCGCAGCCTGGCCGGGCCCGCCACCATCCAGGCCCTGAAGGACGCGCTCTGGGCCCCGCCGGCCCGTGGCCGGAAGCCGCGGGCGGTGGTCGCGACCGTGGCGGAGGTGCTCGACCGGCTCGCCGCCGGCGACCGGCACGCCTCCCGGACGGCCTTCATGATCGACGAGATCTCGCGCTGGTGCGCCGCCTACTTCGACGAGGGCCAGGCCGCCTGGCGGCTGCCCGGCCGCGACCGGACGCCTTACCGGGCGTGGCGGGAGACGATGAGGCACGACCGGAACGCCGAGGCAATGGGAATCACCGGCTTCCGCAAGGCCATCGCCGCCCTGCCGGACGATCCGGAGGCCGCCATCACGGAGGTGGTCCGCGACCTCGGCATCCCCCCGCGGGCGGTCGCCGACTACCTGACCCGGGCCTTCCTCGACATCGGCGGCTGGGCCGCCTACGCACGCCATCGGGCCTGGACGCGGAACCTCCGGGGCGAGGCCGACACCGTCATGGTCGACCTCCTGGCGATCCGGCTCGTCTGGGGCTACGCGCTCTTCCGCGAGCGGCAGGACCCGGAATTCCGGGCCGCCTGGATGGCCGCCATGGCGGAGGCCGCCGCCCTGCCGGGCGACGAGCAGCTCGGCGACGACCCCGATCTCGCGGTCGACCTGCTCCTACAGGCCGCCTACGAAAACAGCCGGCAAAGGAACCTGGTCGCCACGCTCGCGGCGGGCGCCGCCCGCCCGGTGGTGCCGGCCGCCCGGAAGTCCGTCCAGGCGGCCTTCTGCATCGACGTCCGCTCCGAACTCTACCGGCGGGCGATCGAGACCGTCGCGCCGGATCTCGACACCATCGGCTTCGCCGGCTTCTTCGGCTTCCCGATCGAGTACGTTCCGATCGGCCAGGAGCGCGGCCAGGCCCAGTGCCCGGTGCTCCTCGCCCCCGCCTTCACGGTCTGCGAGGCTGTCGTCGACGCCAGCCCCGCGGAGGAGACCGCCGTGCTCGACCTGAGGCGGATGCGGCGGCAGGTCGGTCATGCCTGGAAGGCCTTCAAGGCCTCCGCGGTGTCCTGCTTCGCCTACGTGGAGACGGCCGGGCTCGGCTTCGCCGCCAAGCTCGTCGGCGACGGCCTCGGCCTGACCCGGCCCGTGCCCCATCCCCTGCACGAAGGGTTGGACCGGTCGGTCCTCGCCCGCCTCGGCCCCTCCCTGGTGCCGGGCCAGGCGGGCGGACGGCGGACGGGCTTCGACGCCGACCAGCGGGTCGCGATGGCGGAGGCCGTGCTCAGGGCCATGTCCCTGACGGACGGCTTCGCCCGCCTCGTCCTCCTCGTCGGCCACGGCAGCACGTCCGTCAACAACCCGCACGCGGCCGGGCTCGATTGCGGCGCCTGCGGCGGCCATACGGGCGAGGCCAACGCGCGGGTCGCCGCCGGCATCCTCAACGATCCCGCCGTCCGGGCCGGCCTGGCCCGGCGCGGCATCGCGGTCCCCGCGGACACCTGGTTCGTGCCGGCGCTCCACGACACCACCACGGACGCCGTGACCCTGTTCGACCGGCAGGCGGTCCCCGCCTCGCACGGCGCGGAGCTCGCGCGGCTGGAGGGCTGGCTCGCCGAGGCCTCCGCGCTGGTGCGGCTCGAGCGGTCGGGCGCCCTGGGCGTGGGGCCGGACGAGGCCGACACCGCCCTGCCGGCCCGCGCGATGGACTGGTCGCAGGTCCGGCCGGAATGGGGCCTCGCCGGCAACGCCGCCTTCGTGGCCGCGCCGCGGCACCGCACCGCCGGCCTCCGGCTGGACGGCCGCGCCTTCCTGCACAGCTACGACTGGCGGGCGGACACGTCCGGATCGGTCCTGGAGCTGATCATGACCGCCCCCATGGTGGTCGCGAGCTGGATCAACCTCCAATACTTCGGCTCGACGGTGAACAATCGGGTCTTCGGCTCCGGCAACAAGGTCCTGCACAACGTCGTCGGCCAGCTCGGCGTCCTCGAGGGCAACGGCGGCGACCTGCGGGTCGGCCTGCCCTGGCAGTCGCTGCATGACGGCCGGAAGTTCGTCCACGAGCCTGTGCGCCTCTCCGTCTTCGTCGAGGCGCCCGAGGAGCGGATCGATGCCGTCCT